A single window of Actinomycetota bacterium DNA harbors:
- a CDS encoding PIG-L deacetylase family protein, with translation MLFKDGLEIERAMVVFAHPDDAEWGSAGTSAAWADQGVEVTYVLVTNGASGSSDPDMTRERLTGIRMAEQRAAADIVGAKSLVTLGFEDGYLYPTLELRKAVAREIRRFRPDVVISHDPTARTAMGAYINHPDHLAVGETVMRSINPDASSGLMFPELWKEEGLAPHLPKALFLASFGDGETWVDISSTIDRKIEALLCHQSQMPEAGEIETWVRERFAAAGKRFGVDFAETYRMFRVG, from the coding sequence ATGCTGTTCAAAGACGGACTCGAGATCGAGCGGGCGATGGTGGTGTTTGCGCATCCCGACGATGCCGAATGGGGATCTGCGGGAACCTCGGCCGCCTGGGCCGACCAGGGCGTCGAGGTCACCTACGTCCTAGTCACGAACGGCGCCTCGGGATCGAGTGACCCCGACATGACGCGAGAGCGTTTGACGGGGATTCGTATGGCCGAACAGCGCGCGGCGGCCGACATCGTCGGGGCGAAGAGCCTCGTCACTCTGGGTTTCGAGGACGGGTACCTGTATCCGACGCTTGAACTTCGCAAGGCCGTTGCGCGCGAGATTCGACGTTTTCGCCCAGATGTCGTCATCAGTCACGACCCGACGGCTCGCACCGCGATGGGCGCGTACATCAACCACCCCGATCACCTCGCGGTGGGAGAGACCGTCATGCGCTCGATCAACCCGGATGCTTCTTCGGGGCTGATGTTTCCGGAACTGTGGAAGGAAGAGGGCCTCGCGCCGCACCTTCCCAAGGCCTTGTTCCTGGCGAGCTTTGGGGATGGAGAGACCTGGGTAGATATCTCGTCGACGATCGATCGCAAGATCGAGGCACTGCTGTGCCATCAGTCGCAGATGCCCGAGGCGGGGGAGATCGAAACGTGGGTTCGCGAGCGGTTCGCGGCGGCCGGGAAGCGCTTCGGCGTTGACTTCGCCGAGACGTATCGCATGTTCCGCGTCGGCTGA
- a CDS encoding CocE/NonD family hydrolase, with amino-acid sequence MHRRKAFRIAGMVVAAALVVGNLAGVAAADVTMTNGFVVSFDNVKIRYTLFTPASDVPVPVAFYSHGWGGSRATSADDATVKMFLDRGYAVLTWDARGFGESGGEANVDSQEFEVRDVRALIDLVAGVEGIALDAEGDPRMGMYGGSYAGGIQLETAAADSRVDAIAPQIAWNDLTQALKPNGVIKLGWDLVLVGGGAVGSATGGIAGQETGVYAGQLYQVTAESLALNDWTSGTYSWFDARSPKHYIEGATLVDGTVLPGINVPALVIQGTSDTLFNLNQGIANFRTIRDRVGADKTKMIWYCGGHTLAPLGSSCVPGSASDLIAGRVADWFDRWVKEDESVDTGPAFEYQLQDGTFASAQDLPSEEVGRVEAQTRVTHAIAPTSGQGTAGTPAGCRPKTEKDSTQSYARDCPAVTADWLPIGTMTGPEPKKCGDPPKPLCLPTFEYLKPGVRIVGAPRVSIRLTGTSPEAYVFFKLIDYDTVAKTSVVIDDQVTALKALWLNLSTPQIFDLDLAAVSWEVKEGHQQFLEIAPNSNDHAVSRVPGSVTVDVVASIPGIPAA; translated from the coding sequence ATGCACCGACGCAAGGCATTCCGGATCGCAGGCATGGTCGTGGCGGCCGCGCTCGTTGTCGGCAATCTTGCCGGCGTTGCCGCAGCCGACGTCACGATGACGAACGGGTTCGTCGTGTCCTTCGACAACGTCAAGATCCGCTACACGCTGTTCACGCCTGCGAGTGACGTTCCGGTGCCGGTTGCGTTCTACTCTCACGGCTGGGGCGGATCGCGCGCGACCAGCGCGGACGACGCAACCGTGAAGATGTTCCTGGATCGTGGATACGCGGTTCTGACTTGGGACGCCCGCGGATTCGGGGAGTCCGGCGGCGAGGCGAACGTTGATTCCCAGGAGTTTGAGGTGCGCGACGTGCGCGCGCTCATCGACTTGGTCGCCGGAGTTGAAGGGATTGCGCTGGACGCCGAGGGCGATCCGCGCATGGGCATGTACGGCGGTTCCTACGCCGGCGGAATCCAGCTCGAGACCGCGGCGGCCGATTCGCGGGTGGACGCGATCGCTCCGCAGATCGCTTGGAACGATCTCACCCAGGCGCTCAAGCCAAACGGCGTCATTAAGCTCGGCTGGGACTTGGTCCTGGTTGGAGGCGGCGCGGTGGGTTCGGCCACGGGCGGAATCGCGGGGCAAGAGACGGGCGTGTATGCCGGGCAGCTGTACCAGGTGACGGCGGAGTCGCTTGCGCTCAACGACTGGACGAGCGGAACGTACTCGTGGTTCGACGCGCGCAGTCCGAAGCACTACATCGAAGGTGCGACGCTGGTGGACGGCACGGTTCTTCCCGGGATCAACGTGCCGGCGTTGGTCATCCAGGGAACCAGCGACACGCTGTTTAACTTGAACCAGGGAATTGCCAACTTCCGCACGATTCGTGATCGTGTCGGCGCCGACAAGACCAAGATGATCTGGTATTGCGGCGGACACACTTTGGCGCCGCTGGGTTCGTCGTGCGTGCCGGGGTCGGCCTCGGATCTCATCGCCGGCCGCGTTGCCGACTGGTTCGACCGGTGGGTCAAGGAAGACGAGTCGGTCGACACCGGGCCGGCATTCGAGTACCAACTCCAGGACGGGACGTTCGCCTCCGCGCAGGACCTGCCGTCCGAGGAGGTTGGACGCGTCGAGGCTCAGACCCGCGTCACGCATGCGATTGCTCCGACGAGCGGCCAGGGCACTGCCGGAACCCCCGCCGGCTGCCGTCCGAAGACCGAGAAGGACTCGACGCAGTCCTACGCGCGCGATTGCCCGGCCGTCACTGCGGACTGGCTGCCGATCGGAACGATGACCGGGCCCGAGCCGAAGAAGTGTGGGGATCCTCCGAAACCGCTGTGCCTGCCGACGTTTGAGTACTTGAAGCCCGGAGTGCGCATCGTGGGAGCACCGCGGGTCTCGATTCGGCTGACCGGCACGAGTCCTGAGGCGTATGTGTTCTTCAAGTTGATCGACTACGACACCGTGGCTAAGACCTCGGTCGTGATCGACGACCAGGTCACGGCACTGAAGGCCCTGTGGCTGAATCTCTCGACGCCGCAGATCTTCGATCTTGACTTGGCCGCGGTGTCCTGGGAGGTCAAGGAAGGCCACCAGCAGTTCCTCGAAATCGCGCCGAATTCAAACGATCACGCGGTTTCTCGCGTCCCCGGATCCGTCACCGTCGACGTCGTGGCGAGCATCCCGGGAATCCCCGCCGCCTAG
- a CDS encoding DUF5319 family protein, protein MAEIDPEERESVLEELEDLASLRDMFDDRGYKGVMITCGDCGEDHYYAWDMLKESLEYMLETGEPRMHEPAFEPHPDEYISWDYGRGYLDAVGDVEVREMDPPESAQTPAATWTGERTRCAYCRGRLPHRALSEWIYCPFCGASFAPLRLAEALAARGWSEDEIATVMDECGFEPPLALGEDTETD, encoded by the coding sequence ATGGCCGAGATCGATCCCGAAGAGCGCGAATCGGTCCTCGAGGAACTCGAGGATCTTGCTTCTCTGCGCGACATGTTCGACGACCGCGGATACAAGGGCGTCATGATCACGTGCGGGGATTGCGGCGAGGATCACTACTACGCCTGGGACATGCTCAAGGAGTCTCTTGAGTACATGCTGGAGACCGGCGAACCCCGCATGCACGAGCCGGCATTCGAGCCGCATCCGGACGAGTACATCTCGTGGGACTACGGCCGTGGGTACCTTGATGCGGTCGGCGATGTCGAAGTCCGCGAGATGGATCCGCCGGAATCGGCGCAGACTCCGGCGGCCACATGGACCGGAGAGCGGACCCGGTGTGCGTACTGCCGAGGCCGGTTGCCGCATCGCGCGCTCTCGGAGTGGATCTACTGTCCGTTCTGCGGCGCGAGCTTCGCGCCGCTCCGGCTGGCCGAAGCCTTGGCCGCTCGCGGCTGGTCTGAGGACGAGATCGCAACGGTGATGGACGAGTGTGGTTTCGAGCCGCCGCTGGCGCTGGGTGAGGACACTGAAACAGACTGA
- a CDS encoding TIGR03617 family F420-dependent LLM class oxidoreductase: MTPIGIAIGGPLDALGDLARRCEDAGYDSLWVPETSRTGYVSAAVVLAATRRVRVGTSITLAFPRSPVITAMTARDLAELSGGRFVLGLGTQVKRVNEQRYSTPFEHPAPKMRELIEVCREVWDAFGGAPIDHRGRFYTVTMPPFPGAGPVGRIPIYLAAVNHDMVRLTGERADGFLGHPFTSLRYLNEVAKPALAEGLQASGRAASEVEIAQSVITSVADTYEEAAVGAKAQIAFYGTTRTYRGVFDVHGWGDVVDSLRAAHARGDFPGMVACITDEMVETFAVAGTPDEARDKLRRYEGAVDSIILNPPWASPDPGRTMEAYARLLETFARA, encoded by the coding sequence ATGACTCCCATCGGTATCGCCATTGGAGGTCCGCTGGACGCTCTGGGCGATTTGGCACGGCGTTGCGAAGACGCGGGGTACGACAGTTTGTGGGTTCCCGAGACGTCACGCACCGGGTACGTATCGGCGGCGGTTGTGCTGGCTGCGACACGACGAGTGCGCGTCGGCACCAGCATCACGCTTGCGTTCCCGCGTTCGCCGGTGATCACCGCGATGACCGCCCGTGACCTAGCCGAGTTATCCGGCGGCCGGTTCGTTCTCGGTCTCGGCACGCAAGTGAAGCGAGTCAACGAGCAGCGCTACTCGACGCCTTTCGAGCACCCCGCCCCGAAAATGCGGGAACTGATCGAGGTCTGCCGCGAAGTATGGGACGCATTCGGCGGTGCTCCGATCGATCACCGCGGCCGTTTCTACACCGTGACGATGCCGCCCTTTCCCGGCGCGGGCCCGGTCGGGCGAATCCCCATCTACCTGGCGGCGGTCAACCACGACATGGTCCGTTTGACCGGAGAGCGGGCCGACGGGTTCCTGGGGCATCCTTTCACGAGCCTTCGGTACCTCAACGAGGTCGCGAAGCCGGCCCTCGCCGAAGGCCTGCAGGCGTCGGGTCGCGCGGCGTCCGAAGTTGAGATCGCGCAGTCGGTGATCACCAGCGTCGCCGACACCTACGAGGAAGCCGCCGTCGGCGCGAAGGCGCAGATCGCGTTTTACGGCACCACACGCACCTATCGGGGGGTGTTCGACGTGCATGGCTGGGGCGATGTGGTCGATTCGTTGCGGGCGGCGCACGCGCGCGGTGATTTCCCCGGCATGGTCGCGTGCATCACCGACGAGATGGTTGAGACCTTTGCTGTGGCGGGAACCCCCGACGAGGCGCGCGACAAGCTTCGGCGGTACGAGGGCGCCGTGGACTCGATCATCCTCAACCCGCCGTGGGCCTCGCCGGATCCCGGTCGCACGATGGAAGCGTACGCGCGCCTGCTGGAGACGTTCGCGCGCGCCTGA